In Methanomicrobium antiquum, one DNA window encodes the following:
- a CDS encoding flagellin, translating to MSSETFATAIFLITAIVAAAVLVNAFFPIVYQATSTFTESSSSADERLRTDIQIINTYANAASSLDAKIWIKNTGSARIGTNTLNMSDVFIGEVGNFDISTLVSGTPGANQWSYTIIQTEDNGYWDPRETLQISVNSDLIPSTSGEYVYFSLSLPNGVSISQTFTTSG from the coding sequence ATGTCCAGTGAAACATTTGCAACAGCCATATTTCTGATAACCGCAATCGTTGCCGCCGCAGTACTTGTAAATGCATTTTTCCCGATTGTATATCAGGCAACCTCAACCTTTACAGAATCCTCAAGCTCAGCAGATGAACGACTACGCACCGACATTCAGATTATCAACACCTACGCAAATGCCGCATCTTCACTTGATGCAAAAATATGGATAAAAAATACAGGTTCTGCAAGAATAGGTACAAATACATTAAATATGTCTGACGTATTCATAGGAGAAGTCGGAAATTTTGACATCTCAACACTGGTTTCCGGCACTCCGGGCGCTAATCAGTGGAGCTATACAATAATTCAGACTGAAGATAACGGTTACTGGGACCCAAGAGAAACACTGCAGATTTCAGTTAACAGTGATCTTATTCCCTCGACATCAGGAGAATATGTATATTTTAGTCTGTCACTTCCAAACGGAGTCAGCATATCGCAAACATTTACTACGAGTGGTTAG
- a CDS encoding archaellin/type IV pilin N-terminal domain-containing protein: protein MIRYNNDEGFTGLEAAIVLIAFVVTASVFSYVVLGAGFFATQKTQEVVYTSVGQASSSVEILGDVYGNSTTVGGVDAKIDGIRFVAGLTAGGSPVDFSSTTLTFATENIVKKINNVTEINSSSKNVVVSQSSIGPDEWGIIDISNANAGQKDALLEDQEQFTIYVQLSSDTEVGMYEELSLEIRPAEGASYAIKRSAPPKIDKINILH, encoded by the coding sequence ATGATCAGATATAACAATGATGAAGGATTTACAGGTCTTGAGGCCGCAATCGTCTTGATTGCATTTGTTGTAACAGCGTCTGTTTTTTCATATGTGGTACTTGGTGCAGGTTTCTTTGCGACACAGAAAACGCAGGAAGTCGTATATACAAGTGTCGGACAGGCATCCTCAAGTGTTGAAATATTAGGAGATGTTTATGGAAACAGTACAACAGTCGGAGGTGTGGATGCCAAAATTGATGGTATAAGATTTGTAGCAGGTCTTACAGCCGGCGGAAGTCCGGTCGATTTCTCATCGACAACACTCACCTTTGCAACAGAAAACATAGTAAAAAAGATCAACAACGTAACAGAAATAAACAGTTCATCAAAAAATGTTGTTGTCAGTCAAAGCAGCATTGGTCCTGACGAATGGGGAATCATTGATATTTCTAACGCAAATGCAGGCCAAAAAGATGCATTACTTGAAGACCAGGAACAGTTCACAATATATGTTCAGTTAAGCAGTGATACAGAAGTTGGGATGTATGAAGAACTGAGTCTTGAAATAAGGCCTGCAGAAGGTGCATCATATGCAATTAAACGCTCTGCACCACCAAAGATTGATAAAATTAATATTCTACATTAA
- a CDS encoding FlaD/FlaE family flagellar protein, with protein MAINQSQVDHIISTASADDPEVKLQNLQDEVDLLKKSVKKLLIDLRERLNETENPFIVSAILPQSELPPAQKKEDELKDKEQLPALLEEADEIDEEEKFSATETEMPSDKTGLENPAISQGLGMTDKNALMLLKKQLEDIEDSAYEIPKDTKPKDRPKLKKLHKLFEWVSRMVKKYGHDRLLIMIESYQKMGYITDDACTQVEEISKLMPEYIGDLHEISSEEFVAELYILNRILSPEDSSLDREMIEVMMDKKEGEQNITALKSTSSEETSEEDWIEMLEKF; from the coding sequence ATGGCAATTAACCAGTCGCAGGTTGACCATATTATCAGTACAGCATCTGCTGATGATCCGGAGGTTAAACTTCAAAACTTACAGGACGAAGTTGATCTTCTGAAAAAATCAGTTAAAAAACTGCTTATTGACTTAAGAGAAAGGCTCAATGAAACTGAAAACCCGTTCATTGTATCAGCCATTCTGCCACAGAGTGAACTACCTCCTGCACAGAAAAAGGAAGACGAATTAAAAGACAAAGAGCAATTACCAGCGTTACTTGAAGAAGCAGACGAAATTGATGAAGAAGAAAAATTCAGTGCGACTGAGACTGAAATGCCATCAGATAAAACCGGTCTTGAAAACCCTGCAATATCACAGGGTCTGGGAATGACCGATAAAAATGCACTCATGCTTCTTAAAAAACAACTGGAAGATATAGAAGACAGTGCATATGAAATTCCAAAGGATACAAAACCAAAAGACCGTCCAAAACTAAAAAAGCTTCACAAGCTTTTTGAATGGGTAAGCCGGATGGTAAAAAAATATGGTCACGACAGACTCCTTATAATGATTGAGTCTTACCAGAAAATGGGCTATATTACTGACGATGCCTGCACACAGGTCGAAGAAATATCCAAATTAATGCCTGAATACATAGGCGACCTTCATGAAATAAGCTCTGAAGAATTTGTAGCAGAACTCTATATATTAAACAGAATATTATCCCCTGAGGATTCATCACTTGACAGGGAAATGATTGAAGTCATGATGGACAAAAAGGAAGGAGAACAAAATATTACAGCTTTAAAAAGCACAAGCAGTGAAGAAACTTCTGAAGAAGACTGGATTGAGATGCTTGAAAAATTCTGA
- a CDS encoding ATPase domain-containing protein translates to MFDEDESLGNLLGGDDRKILSTGNNEIDKKLADGLPLESLTLIEGENDTGKSVMTQQIIWGAMKGGFNVELFTSESTSKSFISQMDSMSLDISDYYAWGYLKIFPMHTLGFEWGEKEMQGILKRIIAKIRASKAEVIVIDSLTLLTESTSQSDLLAFLTNCKNLVDHGKTILITLHTYAFEEDTLVRIRSICDAHLFMKKALVGDKYVMVMEVIKVRGARKTTGNLVSFEVHPGYGMKIIPMSSARV, encoded by the coding sequence ATGTTTGACGAGGATGAAAGTTTAGGAAATTTACTGGGCGGAGACGACAGAAAGATTCTTTCCACCGGAAACAATGAAATCGACAAAAAACTTGCCGACGGCCTTCCGCTGGAATCACTCACACTTATTGAAGGAGAAAACGACACCGGAAAAAGTGTAATGACCCAGCAGATTATCTGGGGTGCAATGAAAGGCGGCTTTAATGTGGAATTATTCACATCAGAAAGCACATCTAAAAGTTTTATCTCACAGATGGACTCAATGAGTCTTGATATCTCCGATTACTATGCATGGGGCTACCTCAAGATATTTCCGATGCACACCCTTGGATTTGAATGGGGAGAAAAAGAGATGCAGGGAATATTAAAAAGAATAATTGCAAAAATCCGGGCCAGCAAAGCTGAAGTAATAGTAATTGATTCCCTGACACTTTTAACAGAATCAACATCTCAAAGTGATCTTTTGGCATTTCTTACGAACTGTAAAAATCTCGTTGATCACGGAAAAACAATTCTCATCACTCTTCACACATACGCATTTGAAGAAGACACACTTGTAAGGATTAGATCAATTTGTGATGCGCACCTTTTCATGAAAAAAGCCCTCGTTGGTGACAAGTACGTAATGGTTATGGAAGTAATCAAAGTGAGAGGTGCAAGAAAAACTACAGGAAACCTTGTTTCATTCGAGGTTCACCCGGGATACGGCATGAAGATAATTCCAATGTCAAGTGCAAGAGTCTGA